The genomic window CGCGTCGCTGACCGACATGGCGCTGACCGAGCGTCGGGACGGCGCGGGGACCATCACCTTCGGCTCGGTGCCCTATTTCTACGGGTGGTACGCCGCATCCGGGTGGCCGGGCCTCGCGGCCCAACAGGTGCCGAGTTTCGACCTGGCCGACGGGGCCCGGCAGGTTTACGAGCAGATCCGAGCGGTGCAGAAGGCATCCAGGCAGCACGCCTGACCTCGAGCGAGGCCCGGGATGGCCGGATCGACCGGGGCTCGCGGACGAATGGGTCGCCGGCCTGAACCGGCGTCCCGGTAACACGACCCTCGCCCTGGAATGGGAGCCGCCGTCCGAATATTTCGCCGCCGCGGCAGAACGTACGTTTCGAGCAGGTTGACCCGAACCCCGCCGCCCGAGGAGCATGAATCGATGTCGAGTTCTCCGAAGCGGGCAAGAACCCGCACCATGCCGGGGGCGCTGTCCCTGGCCGCCGCCCTTGTCCTGGGGATGCCCATGACGTCGCTGGCCGAATCGCCGCCCCTGATCCCTCGCGAGGTCCTCTTCGGCAACCCGGAGCGGATCGGGCCGAAGCTCTCCCCCGACGGGACCCGGATGGCCTGGATCGCCCCGGACAAGAAGAACATCCTCCAGGTCTGGGTGAAGACGATCGGCAAGGAGGACGATCGGATCGTCACGGCCGATCCCAAGCGAGGCATCCGCCAGTTCAGCTGGGCGGAAAACAGCCGGGTGCTGCTGTACATGCAGGACAGCGACGGCGACGAGAATTTCCACGTCTACGGCGTGGACCTCGCGAGCGGCAGCGTCCGCGACCTGACCCCGTTCCAGGGGGCGAAGGCCCAGATCACCGCCACCGACCCGGGCTACCCGGACACGGTCCTGGTCTCGCTCAACGTCCGCAGCAGGGCGCTCTTCGACGTCTATCGGCTGGACCTGAACACCGGCGGATTGACGGTCGACACGGAGAATCCCGGCGACGTCATGGGCTGGGTCGCGGACTCGCACCTCCAGGTCCGCGCCGCGCAGGCGATGACCCCGACGGGCGGCGCCGCGATCCGCGTCCGGGATGATGCATCGTCCGCGTTCCGGCCGTGGCTCGAGGTCGGCCCCGAGGACGCGCTGACGTTCGGGGCCCTGGACTTCTCGGCCGACGGCAGGTCGCTCACGCTCCTCTCCTCCGTCGGGCGGGACACCGCCGCGGTCGTGCAGCGGGACATCGCCGCGGGGACCGAGACGGTGCTGGCCGCGTCCGACGAGGCCGACGCCGACAGCGTCCTGATCCACCCGAAGACGCACGCCGTCCAGGCGGCGCGGTTCTCGCCCGGCCGGTCGACCTGGAAGGTCATCGACCCGAGCATCGCGGAGGACTTCGAGGCGATCGGCAAGCTCCGCGAGGGCGACTTCTCGGTCGTCAATCGCGACAACGCCGACCGGACCTGGCTGGTTGCCTTCGCCTCGGACCGCGGGCCGGTGGCGTATTACGCCTGGGACCGATCGTCGAGGAAGGGCACGTTCCTGTTCGTTCATCAGCCGAAGCTCGAGGGGCTGGCGCTCGCCGAGATGAAGCCGGTGAAGATCAAGGCCCGCGACGGCCTCACGCTGAACGCGTACCTGACGCTCCCCGTGGGCATCGAGCCCCGCGGGCTGCCGATGGTCCTGATGGTCCACGGCGGCCCGTGGGCCCGCGACCAGTGGGGCTACAACCCGTACGCCCAGTGGTTCGCCAATCGCGGGTATGCCTGCCTGTCGGTGAACTTCCGCGGCTCGACGGGCTACGGGAAGGCGTTCCTCAACGCGGCGAACAAGCAATGGGGCAAGGCGATGCACGACGACCTGATCGACGCCTGCAAGTGGGCGAGCGACCGGGGCTTCGCCGACCCGAAGAAGATCGCCGTCTTCGGCGGCTCGTACGGCGGCTATGCCGCGCTCGCGGCGCTCACGTTCACGCCCGAGTTCTTCGCCTGCGCCGTGGACATGGTCGGGCCCTCGAACCTGAAGACGCTGATCGCCACGATCCCGCCCTACTGGAAGCCGATGCGCGTGATGTTCGACACGCGGATGGGGAACGTGGACGACCCGAAGGACGCGGAGCTGATCCGCGAGGCCTCGCCCCTGTTCAAGGCCGACCGGATCCGCCGGCCGCTCCTCATCGGCCAGGGGGCGAACGACCCCCGCGTCAAGCAGGCCGAGTCCGAGCAGATCGTCGCCGCGATCGAGAAGAACGGCGGCCGAGTCACCTACGTCCTGTACCCCGACGAGGGCCACGGATTCGCCCGCCCCGAGAACCGGATCGACTTCAACGCCCGCGCCGAGGCGTTCCTCGCCGAGTGCCTCGGCGGCCGGGTCGAGCCCATGGCGGGCGACAAGGTGGCCGGATCGACCGCCGTGGTGAAGGAGGTCGGCCGGAAGTGAAGGCAGCCGTCCGGAGCCTGGGAACGCCGGACGAGACCGCCTCCAACTTTCCCGGCGAGCCGGATGTTCGGCCGGGGCAGGTCAGCGGCGAGTCAGGAGACGGACCGCCGCGTCTAGCGCATCGTCAGAGGTACCGATGGAGAACCCAACGCCCGGCTCGACGTCGACGTCGGGCGTCACTCCATTGCCGTCGAGGAGCGATCCGTCGGCCTGGAAGCAAGCGCGTGTGGCGAGGTGGATCAGCATCGAGTCGCAGAGTCGCGTCGGCGCGACGCCGCCGCTGCTCCCGGCGCTGGGAGTGCCCATCAGGGTGACCCCCGGCCTGCCTTTCAGGGACGAGAGGAACGTGTCGGTCGCGCTGAAGCACCGGTAGTCCATCAGGATGACGACCTGCTCCCAGTGATGTCCCGTGCCCTCCTTCGCGGGCCCGCTCAGCACCATGTAGTACCAATCGCCGAACCGATCGGGCGGCGGATCCCAATCGGGCCGGAAGGTAAGCCGGAAGCGGGAGATGGCCTCGCGCTCGGCCGTCGTCCATCCCGGGAAGTCCGCCGGCCGATAGTTCATGTCCATCACGGTCGCGCGTTTCTCGCCGTTCAGGTACTTGACGGCTTTGACGACGCGAGGCGGCTCGTCCGGTTTCCGCAGATAGGAATCGATCAACCTCAGGCAGTCGTGGCTGCCGCCGAAATTCCCGCGGACGTCGATGATCAGGGCCCTGGACCCCAGGAACCGGGGCATCCACTCCTCGATCTCGCGGACCCCCGCCCGGTCCATCCGCTCGAGCCGCAAGTAGCCGAGGTCTTCGGCGAGGAGACGCGAGCCGGCCGGGGAGAGGGTTTTCCTGGTGGGCCAGCTTTCGAATTTCTCGAGCGGCATGCCCTCCGACACGGGAAGGGTCAGGGTCCTTCGACTCTGACCGTCCTCCGAGGAGAACTCCACCGTGACCTCCGGCCTCGACGGCAGGCCAAGCTCACCACGAAGGTAGTGGACGTTGAAGATGACCCCGGGATCGGCGAACATCTTCAACTTGATGAGGGATGCCGATCCCTTCGGGATGAGTTCGGCGGCCCGGGCGCACCATTCGGCCATGTCGCGGCCGTCGATCCGAACGACGTAAGGGTGACCCGGGAGGATGAAGCCGCTTCGATCCGGCCGGAATGCCACGTATCGGCCTCCGGCTGGGTCGATCCCGAAGGGCAGGTAGCCCCTGGGCGTCA from Aquisphaera giovannonii includes these protein-coding regions:
- a CDS encoding S9 family peptidase, with translation MSSSPKRARTRTMPGALSLAAALVLGMPMTSLAESPPLIPREVLFGNPERIGPKLSPDGTRMAWIAPDKKNILQVWVKTIGKEDDRIVTADPKRGIRQFSWAENSRVLLYMQDSDGDENFHVYGVDLASGSVRDLTPFQGAKAQITATDPGYPDTVLVSLNVRSRALFDVYRLDLNTGGLTVDTENPGDVMGWVADSHLQVRAAQAMTPTGGAAIRVRDDASSAFRPWLEVGPEDALTFGALDFSADGRSLTLLSSVGRDTAAVVQRDIAAGTETVLAASDEADADSVLIHPKTHAVQAARFSPGRSTWKVIDPSIAEDFEAIGKLREGDFSVVNRDNADRTWLVAFASDRGPVAYYAWDRSSRKGTFLFVHQPKLEGLALAEMKPVKIKARDGLTLNAYLTLPVGIEPRGLPMVLMVHGGPWARDQWGYNPYAQWFANRGYACLSVNFRGSTGYGKAFLNAANKQWGKAMHDDLIDACKWASDRGFADPKKIAVFGGSYGGYAALAALTFTPEFFACAVDMVGPSNLKTLIATIPPYWKPMRVMFDTRMGNVDDPKDAELIREASPLFKADRIRRPLLIGQGANDPRVKQAESEQIVAAIEKNGGRVTYVLYPDEGHGFARPENRIDFNARAEAFLAECLGGRVEPMAGDKVAGSTAVVKEVGRK
- a CDS encoding S41 family peptidase, with amino-acid sequence MSQVFESLSPFTNVQCEGDQARVEFRGDWYELDSIDDLPCPAMLAFCKRIYGDAWDERFATGLVEILTRMGHRPAETLAIEDGTNIRLALRNPQSGDVERIDAAPMTRENQRRVWRAYRQRRQARLASPGPTDPDGHRRSPFTKVEFSPDGILVEFRGHPYRLVEIDGLRTDAVMAFCRERHEDGAEEMIAGWLGQVLAEMGRKPSDSVSVRLVDRITGNAVMIQDAPMTAENRHKVMENRRGARAATESLHPQLPIKDLMRCMLGDFEKVVNGRWAYRHARQADFPKAIESLRRRIDEGLTPEEFSVEIQRIVSLGIDGHATTQYKLTPRGYLPFGIDPAGGRYVAFRPDRSGFILPGHPYVVRIDGRDMAEWCARAAELIPKGSASLIKLKMFADPGVIFNVHYLRGELGLPSRPEVTVEFSSEDGQSRRTLTLPVSEGMPLEKFESWPTRKTLSPAGSRLLAEDLGYLRLERMDRAGVREIEEWMPRFLGSRALIIDVRGNFGGSHDCLRLIDSYLRKPDEPPRVVKAVKYLNGEKRATVMDMNYRPADFPGWTTAEREAISRFRLTFRPDWDPPPDRFGDWYYMVLSGPAKEGTGHHWEQVVILMDYRCFSATDTFLSSLKGRPGVTLMGTPSAGSSGGVAPTRLCDSMLIHLATRACFQADGSLLDGNGVTPDVDVEPGVGFSIGTSDDALDAAVRLLTRR